A section of the Desulfotignum phosphitoxidans DSM 13687 genome encodes:
- a CDS encoding ATP-binding protein — translation MKQILSQLIDDFLERTLPDPVPRAARFFEIKGKADVVTGMRRAGKTWFCFQKINQLLHDNIPLHQILYLNFEDERLLEFTVANFQDILDVYYGKFPENKNHTCYFFLDELQRIDGWEMFIRRLVDSENIQVYITGSSSKLLSTEIATGLRGRSLTTEIFPFSFQEYLRYHNLFTDTPESFGSKTAAILRNAVKQYFETGGFPEIQSMDSNTKIEVLQSYIDAVLLKDVIERHQVGNIPAIKHLVRTLMQSSGRKFSVNRFYNTLKSMSIKCTKNNLYNYLDHLTDAFVFYRVPIHTRSEKARMINPVKIYTIDTGLKNAMTFQNSADLGPTLENLVFLHLRRQKYQVEYVTTKDGFETDFLARNPLTGEIKLIQVCWQMADKKTFDREYRGLLHAMKELAVSSGTIVTWDDEARLDNDINVVSIWKWLLTS, via the coding sequence ATGAAACAAATATTATCACAACTCATTGACGACTTTCTGGAGCGGACCCTGCCGGACCCCGTTCCCCGGGCAGCTCGTTTTTTTGAAATCAAAGGGAAAGCAGATGTGGTGACCGGCATGCGCCGTGCCGGAAAAACCTGGTTCTGTTTTCAAAAAATCAACCAGCTGCTCCATGACAATATTCCTTTACATCAAATCCTTTACCTGAATTTTGAAGATGAAAGACTGCTTGAATTCACTGTCGCCAACTTTCAGGACATTCTGGATGTCTATTACGGCAAATTTCCGGAAAACAAAAACCACACCTGTTATTTTTTTCTGGATGAACTGCAGCGAATCGACGGGTGGGAAATGTTTATCCGCCGGCTGGTGGATTCGGAAAACATTCAAGTGTACATTACCGGCTCCTCTTCCAAGCTGTTGAGTACGGAAATTGCCACCGGACTCAGGGGACGGTCTCTGACAACAGAAATATTCCCGTTCAGTTTCCAGGAATATTTAAGATATCACAACCTGTTTACCGATACCCCGGAATCTTTTGGATCAAAAACTGCAGCCATCCTCAGAAATGCGGTCAAGCAATATTTTGAAACCGGCGGATTTCCTGAAATTCAATCCATGGATTCAAATACAAAAATCGAAGTACTGCAAAGTTATATCGATGCCGTTCTTTTGAAAGACGTTATCGAGCGGCATCAAGTGGGAAATATCCCGGCCATCAAACACCTGGTCAGAACACTGATGCAGTCCTCGGGCAGAAAATTCAGCGTCAACCGGTTTTACAACACCCTGAAAAGCATGTCGATAAAATGTACCAAAAACAACCTGTACAACTATCTGGATCATCTGACAGATGCCTTTGTTTTTTACCGGGTGCCCATCCACACCCGGTCTGAAAAAGCCAGAATGATCAACCCTGTGAAAATTTACACCATCGACACCGGCCTGAAAAATGCCATGACCTTTCAAAACAGCGCTGACCTCGGGCCGACACTCGAAAATCTGGTATTCCTGCATTTACGCCGGCAAAAATATCAGGTGGAATATGTCACAACCAAAGACGGGTTTGAAACCGATTTTTTGGCCAGAAATCCGCTGACAGGCGAAATCAAACTGATCCAGGTCTGCTGGCAGATGGCTGACAAAAAAACGTTTGACCGGGAATACCGGGGGCTGCTGCATGCCATGAAAGAATTGGCTGTCTCTTCAGGAACCATTGTCACCTGGGATGATGAAGCCCGCCTGGATAACGATATCAACGTTGTTTCAATCTGGAAATGGCTGTTGACATCTTGA
- a CDS encoding type II toxin-antitoxin system HicB family antitoxin: MTMVEYKADNPNCRLQMCTDSYPGQTLLLKIINNTSFGKINNLLSQGRNMKHISPVLLRQITKDWESSDICYGPEYEYMEFNMLITYTAKYTKLENGYMGQLLEWPEVITEGKTLEDCRLMLKDALQEMVAAYKELKMEIPRANCLMEQLPVEVEGVSQTA, encoded by the coding sequence ATGACTATGGTAGAATATAAGGCAGACAATCCCAATTGCCGGCTCCAGATGTGCACGGATAGTTATCCGGGTCAGACCCTGCTATTAAAAATTATTAATAATACCAGTTTTGGTAAAATTAATAATCTGCTCTCCCAGGGCCGGAACATGAAACACATTTCCCCTGTTTTGCTCAGGCAAATTACAAAAGACTGGGAATCCTCAGATATTTGCTATGGACCCGAATACGAATACATGGAGTTTAACATGTTGATAACTTACACAGCCAAATATACCAAACTGGAAAACGGTTATATGGGGCAACTTTTGGAATGGCCTGAGGTGATTACGGAAGGTAAAACCCTTGAAGATTGCCGATTAATGTTGAAAGATGCCTTACAGGAAATGGTCGCTGCATATAAAGAACTAAAAATGGAAATTCCCCGGGCCAACTGTTTGATGGAACAGTTACCGGTGGAGGTGGAAGGTGTCAGTCAAACGGCGTGA